ACCTCTGGGTTGGAATCGCGCGCCCCGGAACCGAGCCGGGCTCGCGCTATTGCGCCTTGGTCTTCTCGTAATTCTCCACGGACTGCCGGACCTTGGTCGCGTTGGGGTGATTGGGCGCCAGCTTCAGGAACTCGCGGTAGTGCCTGGCCGCCATGTCCCACTTGGAGACGCCTGCATACGCGGCGCCCAGCACCATCTGGCACTCGGCCTTGTCCGGAGCCAGCTCCACGCACCGCAGGGCCCGGTTGAGCGCCGCATCATACTGCTTACCGCGCAGCGCCGTAGCGGCTTCGTTGTAGGCGAGCCGGGCCTCCTCCTCGGTGTCTTCCTGGGTCCGGGTGGGCGTCTTGTTCGGCGGTGGCGTCGTCACCTTGACGGGCTCGGTCTTGGGCTGCGCCTTGCGAGCCTGCGCGATGGCGCCCATGAGCTTGTCGTACTCGGTGCCGGAGAACCGCGAGCCCTTGGCGGGCCCGGCCAGGGACTCGGCCTCGTCGAGGTTCTTCGCCTCGAAGGCGGCCTGGGCCGCCTCCAGGGCCTTGGCGGCTTCCTGCTCGAGGGCGATCTTGTCGGCGAGCTCCTCGCCCTCGGGCGGCAGCTTGCCGGCGAAGTTCTTCAGCTCGTCGGCGGCCCGCTCCAGCTTGCCCTCTTCGTAGGCCTTCCTGGCGCTCTGGATGCGCGCCTTGCCCGCGTCCGCCACGGCGGTGTCCGGAGGCGCGCGGGGGGTGCCGGGGTCGGCCTCGGGAGGCTCGGGCTGCGCCGGCTCGGGCGGCTTCTGGACCGGATCCTCCTGGGTGAGCTCGGGCGGCTTCTGCGGCTGCTCGGGCTGCTGGAAGGGGCCCACCTTGAGGAACCACGCGGCGCCGGCGCCACCGCCCACCAGCAGCACGCCGAGCGCCAGCACCAGCGGCAGCTTCGAGCGGCCGGCCGAGCTCACCGAGCCCGCGGACTCGCCCGCGCCGACGAAGCGCAGCTTCACGTGGCCCAGCTCGACGACGTCCCCGTTGCTGAGCGGCGCCTGGGCGTACGTCTCACCGTTGACGGTGAGCCCGTTGGCCGACTGCATGTCGATGATCTTCCACTCGCCGTTGTCCTCGCGGACGACCTTGGCGTGGGTGCGCGACAGGGAGCGATGGTCGATGACGATGTCGTTGTCGTCGGTGCGACCGATCTTCATCTCCGTGCGGATGCAGGCGTACTCCTGGCCCTTGAGCTCCGCGCTCACCACGACGAAGCGGGGAGCCTCCTCGGCCTCGAGCTCGACGACCTTGCGGTTGCGGTTGCCCTCCACGTGCTCCATCTTGATGATGGCGGTGGAGTGACGGCGCTCGGCGGAGGCCGGCGCGGCCTCCTCCTCGACGGGGGCCTCCGTCTCCGTCTCCGGCTCGGAGTGGCCGTCCGCGTCGCCGGAGTCCTGAGGGGCGGGCGCGGGGGCGGGACGGGCGGCGGCGCGAGGGGCGGCGGCGACGGCCGCGTCGCTCTGCAGCGCCAGATCGTAGTCACCGATCTGGATCAGATCGCCGTCCTTGACGGGCGACTGGCCGCTGATCCGCTCGCCGTTGATGCGAGTCCCATTGGAACTGCCCAGATCCTCCACCACGACATGCCCGTTCAGGCGCATGAGGCGAGCGTGGCGGCGGGACACGTTTCGTTCCGTCAGGCGGATGGTGTTGCCTTCCTGACGGCCGATCGTGATCTCTTCGCGCACGAAGGGAACAACGGTCTTGCGCCCCTCGTCGTCTTCGATGATGAGCTTCAGCACGGGTCGGATCCGCTTACAGCTATAGCAGAAGGGGCAGAAGCGTTACAAGGTATGCATCCCCCGCAAAACACAGAGGAATTCGGCACGGTTGGCGCGAAGAGGCCACCGTTGTCCATCGGACAGGTGGCCGCTGCGGCCGTCTTCCTGGGGGGGGAGCAGGAGGACCAACCCGCGTGAGCTCTCCGGTGCCAGGCCCCGGCGACGCCCGATCAGGCGACACCGTCCGAGGGCGGCTGGGGCGGGTGCCGTGGGTGACGCTGGGGTTGGCGCTGGTGCTGGTGGCCACCTATGGGTGGAGCGCGCTGGCCGGGCCGCTGGATGTGGACGCCATGGTGCGCTTCGGCGCCAAGGTGGGTCCGCTCATCACGGAGGCGGGGCAGCCCTGGCGGCTGCTGACGGCGAACCTGCTGCACCGGGACGGGGTGCACCTGGGGCTCAACCTGCTGGTGCTGCTGGCGGCGGGCTCGGTGCTCGAGGGGACGTGGCGGCGGCTGGACTATGGGCTGCTGCTGGTGGTGGCGGGGCTGGCCACGATGACGTGCTCGCTGCTGTGGGCCGAGGAGGTGAGCGTGGGGGCCTCGGGCGTGGCGTACGGGTGCGTGGGCGCGCTCATCGTGCTGGGGCGCCGGTACCGGGCGGTGCTGTCTCCGGCGGGGAGGAGGATGGCGGGGGAGGGCGTGCTGCCGACGGTGCTCGTCTTCCTGTGGATGGGGTGGACCTCGGTGGGGGTGGACAACGCGGGACACCTGGGCGGCTTCGTCGCGGGGCTGCTGCTGGGGGTGTACCTGGTGCCGGAGCGGCTCACCGCGAGCGAGCCTCGGGGCGTGGGGTGGGTGCGGGCGGGGAGCGTGCTGGCGGTGGCGGTGGGGCTGGCGGGGGTGGGGGTGCTGGGGCGCTCGGCGTGGCGTGTGGAGCGGGATGACGTGTTCGGGGTGTCGGTGGCGATGCCGGGGGGGTGGCGGCAGGGGGCGGATCGGCTGGGGCGGCTGGCCTTCTCCAACGGGTTGCCGGGGCTGGGGCGCGCCAGCTTCGCGGCGGAGGCCATCGAGGCCGGGGAGCCGGGGGATGGAGAGCTCCAGGCCGTGCGCTTCGTGGAGACGACGCTCTCGCCCGAGGGGGCGATGCCCGAGGGGCGGCCGATGAAGGTGCGGGGGCCGGAGGCGGCCTGGGTGAGCGGCGGGCGGGCGCAGCGGGTTCAGGCGGAGCTGCACGGGCCGGCGGGGGTGACGCACCTGAGGGCGCTGTTCGTGCCGCGGGGCGAGTTCGTGTACCAGCTGGTGTTCACCTGGCCGGATGCGTTCCCGCGGTATGCGCGCGTGGTGGAGCGGATGGTGGCGGAGCTGCGGCTGGAGGAGCCGGCGATGCTGCGCGAGGCGCGAGCGCGGGCGCTGCTGGTGCCCGGGGCGAGCGAGCCGCTGTCGGTGCTGGGCACGGCGCTGCGGCGGTGGGGCCGGCCGGCGGAGGCGGTGGATCCGCTCCTGGAGTCCGTGCGGCTGTCACCGTCGCAGGTGGGGACGCGGGTGGAGCTGGCGCGGGCGTTCCTCGAGTCGGGGCGTGTGGACGAGGGCTGCCGGGCCTCCGAGGAGGCGCTGGTGTACGGGCCCTCGGAGACGGTGGCGCTCGAGGCGGGGGTGCGCTGTGAGCTGGCGAGAGGGGACACGGCGCGGGCGCTGCTCAGGTTGGAGGAGGCCCGGCGCGTGGACCCGAGAGATCCGAGGCTGCGAGCCGCGGAGGCCGCCCTGCGTGCGACGCTGGGCGCTGGAGGCCGGTAGAGACAGCTCGAGGGGCATACCTGCAAGAGTGGAATGACGCGTGCCTACTCATTGCTGGTCTGCTTGTCATACCAGTTCGGTACCGGCTCGCCCCCAGGGGGCCTAGAGTCCGGATATGCGGAAGACCCATCTCTCTGTGTCCCGTGCGGCCCTCGTCCTGGCGCTGCTGGCGTTCCTGCCGGCGCGCGCCGAGGAGTCCGCCGCGGACATCGCGCGGAAGAGCCGCGAGCGCGGCGCGCTCAACCTGCTCGGCCTGAGCGCCCAGCTCAAGCTCACTACCGTGAGCAAGGACGGCAAGCGCCAGGAGCAGGTCGTCACCAACGCGGCGAAGAAGATCGGCGAACGGACGCACTCGCTCGTGCGCTTCCTGCAACCCGCCGGAGTCGCCGGAGTGGCCGTGCTCACGGTGGAGGGCGCCAAGGGCGAGGCTTCGGACATCTCGCTGTACCTGCCGAAGCTCAAGCGCGTGCGCAAGGTGGCGAACACGCAGCGGGGACAGTCCTTCATGGACACCGACTTCGCCTATGCGGACCTCGGCGGCACCGGCGGTGAGAGCGACGACGCGATGAAGAAGGTGGGCGAGTCGAAGGTGATGGATCGCCTCGCATGGGTGCTGGTCGGCAAGGCAGGGCCCAGCTCTCCCTATGGAGAGGTGAAGGTGTACGTGGACCAGGAGACCTATGTCCCCACCCAGGTCGAGTACTCCGACAAGGAGGGCAAGCCCTTGAAGGTGTACCGGGTCGCTCAGCTCAAGCGCTTCAAGGACCGCGTCATCGCCGCCCGCTCTTCCATGGAGAACCTCCAGACGGGCTCGGTGACGACGATCGAGGTGTTGCAGCTCGAGGAGGCGCAGCTCGGTGACGAGGCCTTCACCGAGCGGGCGCTGGAACGCGGGTGAGTCGCGCGCTCGCGCTTGGCCTGGCGCTCCTGTCGGCGAGCGCGCTCGCTTCGGCTGAGGACGGAGGGAGCACGCCGCCCGACGCGCCAGATGGCGGAGTGGGCATCGAGGCCTTCGAGCCGGCGCCCGAGGCTCCCGATGCCGTTGGGGCCATGCCGCTGGCTGGGCCCACGGTGCTGGTGAGCGGGAGCCTGCGACTCCAGGCCGGCGTGGATACCGGCTTCGAGGCCCGGCGGACCGACGGCCTCTCCGAGCGTGTAATGGATGGACGAGGGCAGGCCTCGCTCGCCACGGACGTGAAGCTGTCCCCATCGCTGCGGCTGCTCGTCGAGGGACGGGCGCTCTGGCGCGCGAGCGCCGAGCGGGGCCTGGAGCGGAGCAAAGCCACCTTCGAGCCCACGCTCGGAGAGGCCTTCCTCGATCTCTACACCTCGCGTGTGGACGTGCGCGTCGGGCAGCAGACGCTGGCCTTCGGAGCAAACGCGGCCTTCGCTCCCACGGACGCGCTCAACCCGAGGGATCTGCGCCAGAGCTTCGTGCTCACCGAGCCGGAGGACGCGAAGCTGCCCGTCTTCGCGGCGCGGGCGCTGGGCGGGGTGGGGCCGCTCTCGCTCACCGTGGCGTGGGTGCCCTTCTTCACGCCGCACCGTTACGACGTCTTCGGCCAGGACGAGGCTCTCGTCCAGCCAGGGCTCGGAATGAGCCTCCCCTTCACGGTGGACCCCTCCGTTGAGGACGCGCTCCAGCCCCGGCTGCTGGAGACGGAGCGCCCGGCGGCGTTGCCGTGGCTCGGAGACGTGGGCCTGCGGGCGACCACCGAGCTCCGAGGTGTCCGCGTGGGCGGCTCCTGGGTATGGGTGAACGAGAAGCTGCCGGCGGTCCGGTTGGATCCCGAGCTGGACGCCGTGCTGCGCGCCCAGAGCCGGGGCGAGGCTCCAGACGCGGCGCTGCTGCTGTCGCTCCAGGAGCGTCTGCGCGCCGGAGAGACGCTCGTGACGGGCCGCTACGCGAGGCAGCACGTCTTCGGCCTGGAGGCGACGACGCTCTCGAGGACGGCGCAGCTCGACGTGGACGTGGGCTTCAGCCCGGCGCAGACGTTCTTCGACGAGCGGCTGCGGCCCGTGCGCAAGCCGGTGGTGAGCTGGGTGCTCGGAGTGTCCCAGGCGGAGGACTCCGACTTCCTCTACTCCGTCACCTACCTGGGGCTCGCCGTGCCTCGGGTGGCGGCTGACGAGCTGCTCGTCCTGCTGGAGCCGGGGACGGCCCGAGGCCAGGCGCGCACGGCCTTCCTGCACCTGCTGGTGGCCGAGGCGAGCTACGCCCCGCGAGGAAGCTCCTGGGAGCTGGGCTTCCGCGGCGCCTTCGAAGCCGTGCAGCGCTCCTTCGTGCTCGCACCCCGAGCGGGCTGGCGCTTCACGGAGCACGTGAGCGTGGGGCTCGCGGCCGAGGTGTACGCCGGCAAGCCCTACAGCCCGCTCGGCTACCTCGGCCGGAACGACCGGCTCCTCGGCTCGCTGCGCCTGACGCTATAGCGAACCTTGGCTTGAACCCCTTCGTCGGTGAATGCCCCCTGTCGGGCCGAACCAGGACCGAACTGGTATGACAAGCAGACCAGTTCGGACAGATCGCGCCCGGCAGGGCCTCGTCTTCATGGGCCCTCCTGAAAAGGGCTAGAGCGAGCTGAACGTCCGAACCATGAGCCGCGCGCCCGCCGTCCACTCGGTCTGCTTCGCCAGCCCCACGTCCTTGTGGGCATACGTCCCGTAGAGCTGGAGCCACAGCGGCTGGTTGTTCACCGCGAACAGGAGGCGCTCGATGCTCGCGTCCGCCCGCGCCCGGAACCGCCGGTCGCCCTCAAAAGCGTTGATCCACCCCGCCAGCGCCGAGGCGCGCAGCGTCCACCAGCCATCCACCGTCTCGTACCCCGTCTCCAGCACCCCGGACGTGAAGGGCGAGATCTCCTGCTCCAGCTCGCCATCCGGCATGCGACGCAGGGAGTGGCTCGCCGCGGGCCCGAACCCCAGCCACAGTCGCCCGCTCTCCGAACGGATGGGATCCAGCAGCAGCGCAGCCCGCCCCGTCTCCAGCGTCAGCCCCGGCCCCTCCCAGACCCTCCGCTCCAGGTGGCCCGCCCGCACCGCGAGCGTCACATCGAACGGGAAGGGGATGCGCAGCGGCCGCGAGGTGGGGATGAGGATGAAGCCCTCCTCCAGGTGACGGCGGTACGTGCCCTCATACAAGGTGGTGGTGAGCGCCTGCCGCGTGTGGCCCGGAGTGCCCTCCGTGACGAGGATGCGGTGGGTGTTGAACCAGAGCATCCCCTTGCTCCGGCTGGTGCGCTCGGTGCGCAGCAGGATGCCCGCCTGCAGCGTGGGCAGCGCCACCCCGTCCCGCACCTGCAGCCCCGTCCCGAGCAGCAGCGCGTTGCCCGGATCGAAGCAGGTGGGGAAGCGCTCGCCGCTCTCGTCCTCCGAGTAGCACTCCTCCCCCTGAGGCACCGCGGCGACCACCGACCCCTGGGGGCCAGGGGGCAGGGCGAACAGGAGGGCGGTGAGTCCGAGCGCGAGCATGCCGTCCCGTTCCTAGCGAGCGCTCGCCAGCGGAGCGCTCCGCCGCGCCGGAGCCCACAGCGAGACGCGCAGCCCCGCGTTGCCAGACCACTCCCACTTCGCGGCCACTCGGGGGATGTCGCTGCGCCAGGTTCCTCGCCCGTCGACCACCAGGCTCACGGGCTGATCGTTGATGGCCAGCAGGATGAGCTCGTAGCCGGCGCGGACCCTCAGGCGCTCGGGGCGCAGCGGGCGGCCCTCCACCCGGTCTCCCAGGAGCACCTGCTCCGCCTCCGCGCTGAAGAGCAGGTGGTGGAAGCCGTCCGTGTCCAGGGTGAGATCGCCCTCCAGCGCGGCGGTGGGCACCAGCGTGTTCATGCCATGCGTGCGGTCGCGCTCGATGGACGGGCCCGCCCGCAGCCGGACGAAGGAGACCAGGTCCTCCGAGTGCCACAGGTCCAGCGTGCCGTGCACCGCGGCCCAGGTGAGCACGCTCAGCTCGGAGTCCTCGCGCTCGATCGACTCCTGGTGGAGCGCCTCGACCCAGGCGCCCAGGTTGAGCCCGAAGTCGTAGCGGCGCGGCTTGCCGAAGAACGTGGTGATGCGGAAGAGCGGCACCTTGCGCTCGACGTTGAAGTCGTAGCGGACGAGCGTGAAGTCCAGGCTCGACTGGCCCAGGTACACCTCGGTGTCCAGGAACGTGAGCCGGTGGAGCCGGTGGTCCTCCTCGCCTCCCGGAAACTCGGTCCGGATGCCGAAGTCCACCCGGACGCGATCGGTCACCACGTCGTTCCCGTGGCGCAGCAGGGGCGCCCACGCGCCGCCCAGGTAGATGCGCCGGTGCAAGTCGAAGTTGAACTGCATCACCCGGCCCTGCTCGTCGCGGTACCAGCCCGGAGGCGACTCGGCGATGGCGGGGACGAAGCGGTAGCCCTCCTGGACGCGCGTCTCGGCGCTGACCTCGGAGCGGTCGCAGTAGGAGGTACGCAGCAGGGGGCGGTCCGTCTCCTCGCCGCTGGAGTCCAGCTCGTGGGCGGGGGCGATGAGGCAGCGGCGCGTCACCGGGTCGCACTGCATCCGGTACTCGCCGGAGGGGACCTGCTGGGTGGACGGCAGCCGGGTACAGAGGATGGGCTGGTCATACCGGAGCGAGGGGCGTGGCTCCTCCGGCGTCAGGAGCCCCGTCAGGTCGCTGACCGGGCCGCCCGGTTGCGCGCTCGGAGCGGGGGACGGCTTCTGAGCGGGTGTGTCGGTGGGCTGCTGCTGTGTCGTGCCCGGGTCGGAGCTCACTCCCTCCTGCGGTGTCCCGGGCGGGGGGGCACTCTCCTGGCCCTCGACCTGCGAGAGCAGCAGGGTCCAGCTGAGTGCGACTGCCTGGATGATCATCTCGCCTCCCACATCAGACCCCGTCTCGGCCGGGGCCGGCCCTGGAGGCTTCTTCAAACCCCGTGCCCCTTGCCCAGAGAGCGAGCATTCGCGGGTTTGCCGCGCAGAGTGTGCAGCGTCCGGCACACTGCACGGCAGCCGTGACGCGGTCATGGCACAGAGGTGGAGGTCGACCCGGGGCGGTACGGGGGGTATAAGGCCGCGACCCGGGGTGTAGGCGGGCCTCATCCAGACGGAGGCATCCTGTTCCGTGGCCAGTGACGGCGAGCAGAAGCAGGCGGAGAACCAGCAGTCGGACAAGCCCCAGGAGGCCGACAAGCCCCAGGAGGCGGAGCCGGCTCGGCAGGCGGACGCGCAGCAGGCGGAGAAGTCCCTGCCGGCGGACGCGCAGCAGGCGGCAGCGCCTACAGCGGAGAAGGTCCAGGCCGAGCAGGCCCCGGTGGCGGCCCCTCCGGCGGACACTACGTCACAGCCGGAGAAGGAGCCCGAGTCCTTCGTCGAGGGCATCCTCGGCAAGAAGCTCCACGAGGAGAAGTGGATCCAGCGCTGGGGGACCCTGCCGCTGACGCTGCGCACCCTGCTGCTGGGCGGTGGGTTCGCGGCGCTGCTGCTGCTGCCCTACATCGGCGCCGTGGGCCTGTGGGACCCCTGGGAGACGCATTACGGCGAAGTGGCGCGGATGATGGTCATGCGCCAGGACTACCTGTACCCCTTCTACGAGAACGCGTGGTTCTTCTCCAAGCCGCCGCTGACCATGTGGATGCAGGCGCTGGGGATGCAGGTGGTGGGGGCGCTGCGCGGCACGGGCGAGCTGGCCCGCTACACCGAGTGGGGCATGCGCATGCCGTTCGGCCTGCTCAGTGTCACGGCGGTGGCGCTGTTGACGCTGGCGGTGTCGCGGGTGGTGAGCCGGCGGGCGGGGCTCGCCACGGCCTTCGTGCTGACCACCATGCCGCTGTACTTCCTGCTCACCCGGCAGGCGGTGACGGACACGCCCTTCGTCACGACGATGATCTGCGCCATGGCGTGCGCCTTCATCGCCCAGCTGGACGAGACGACGAAGCGGCGCACGGCCTGGTGGTACGCCTTCTATGTCTTCCTGGGCCTGTCGGTGCTGGCCAAGGGCCTGCTGGGCCTGATGCCGGCGGCGTTGCTGGTGGTGTACGCGGCGCTGGCCGTCATCCCCTGGAGCTGGGACGCGGGGCGCGAGCACATCCTCTGGCTGCTCAAGCGCAGCGCTCGCAAGGAGGTGCGCGAGGGCAAGAAGCCCATGCCCGTGCTCTGGGGGCAGATGTTCCGGATGCGGCTGGGCACCGGCATCCTCGTGTTCGCCGCGGTGGCCGTGCCCTGGTACCTGGCCCTGAGCCTGTTCGACGGCGTGGATGACGAGGGCAAGAACTTCTTCTACCGCTTCTTCATCCATGACCACCTGAACCGCCTCACGGCGGGCGTGCACACCACCACGCCGGGCGGCTCCTTCACCTACTTCATCGAGCAGGGCGGCTACGCCATCTTCCCGTGGGTGGCGCTGTTGCCCGGAGCCTTCGCCGTCGTGTCGCGGCTGCGGCTGCGCTCGGCGTCCAAGGCGGACCACCTGGCGCTGCTGGCCGTGGTGTGGGTGGCCTTCAGCTTCTTCCTGATGGCCTCCAGCGCCACGAAGTTCCACCACTATGTGTTCCCCGTCCTCCCCGGGCTGGCCATCCTCATCGCCCTCTTCATCGATCGCCTCTGGCACGAGGGCCCCGCCGAGCACGCCGTGAGCCTGCTGTTCGGCCTGGTGCTCTTCGCCCTGGTGGGCAAGGACATGGCCGAGAACCCCAAGGAGTTCACGGACCTCTTCGTCTACAACTACGACCGGCCGTACCCCGCCGACCTCGTCAACAAGCCCATCGCCTTCTTCACCTCGCGCTCCCTGTGGATGGGTGACCTGGCCACGATGGTGCTCCTGGCGCTCGGGGTGTACACCTCGATGGACGCGTTCTTCTCCAAGGACCCCAAGGAGCACACCCCCGCCGCGCGCACCGTGGCGCTCCTGCTGCTGCTGTGCGGAGGCGTGGCGCTGATCTCCGTGGCCAATGAGGGCAAGGTGTCCTCCCTGGGCCTGCTCGGCATCGCCCTGATTGTAGTGGGCGCCTTCAGCGGCTGGGTGGCCCTGCGCTCCAAGAAGGAGGAGCGCCTGTGGAACGCCGGCCTCGCGGCGGCCTGGGTGATCGCGGGTGGACTGCTCGCCTGGCGGGGCTTCTCCACGTCCGTGGGCTCGGATGCGCTCTTGCGTGCGCTGATGGAGCCGGTGAACGTGAAGAAGGCCATGGGCATCGGCTTCGCGGTGGGCGGCACGCTCACCGTGGTGGGCGCGCTGCGCCGCTCGCGGGTGATGCTCTTCGGCACCTTCTGGATGTTCACCTTCAGCTTCGCGCTCTGGTTCAACTGGAACCACTGGGTGGACCTGTCCCACCACTGGACGCAGCGGGATTTGTTCTGGCGCTACTGGCGCCAGGCCAAGCCCGGCGAGCCCATCGCCGCGTTCATGATGAACTGGCACGGAGAGACGTTCTACTCGCGCAACACCGTGGAGCAGTTCCGCTCCGGGGACTCGAACCAGCGCATGCGCAACTTCGCGGCCCAGCCCGGCCGCGAGTGGGCGCTCGTCGAGCACAACCGCCTGGGCATCCTGACCAACGCCATTGGCTCGGACAAGAAGGTGACCGTCATCGACCGGGGCATCAACAACAAGTTCGTCCTGGTGGCCATCGATTGAGTGGCATCCAGGTCCAGGGGCTCGCCAAGCGCTTTGGCGCGCGCACGGCGGTGGAGGGGCTGACGTTCGACGTGCGCCCTGGCGAGGTGTTCGGGCTGCTGGGCCCCAACGGGGCCGGGAAGACGACCACGGTGCGCATGCTCACCGGCCTGCTCCAGCCCTCCGAGGGCGAGGCCGTGGTGTGGGGCTTCTCGGCGCGCACCCAGGGCGAGGAATTGCGGCGCAGCGTGGGCCTGCTCACCGAGCAGCCCGGCCTGTATGACAGGCTGACCGCGCGCGAGAACCTGCGCTTCTTCATCAAGCTGCACGAATTGGACGAGGCGACGGTGTGGCCCCGGACGCGGAGCTACCTGGAGCGCTTCGGGCTGGCCGGGCGTGAGGACGAGCCGTGCGGCGGCTTCTCCAAGGGCATGCGCCAGAAGCTGGCCATCGTCCGCACGCTGGTGCACGACCCGAAGGTCATCTTCCTGGACGAGCCCACCTCCGGGCTGGATCCCGAGTCCGCGCGCGCCGTGCGAGACGCGGTGGCGGAGCTGGCCTCCGAGGGGCGCACCATCGTGCTGTGCTCGCACAACCTGGCGGAGGTGGAGCGGCTGTGCTCGCGGGTGGCCATCATCCAGGGCCGACTGCTCGCGCTGGCGCCGCTGGGAGAGCTGCGGCGCTCGGGGCAGGCGCTGGACATCCGCGTGGAGGGGGACGCCGGGAGCTTCCTGCCGGCCCTGGCCGCGCTGCCCTTCGCCCCCAACGTGCTGCACGAGGGCTCGCGCCTGAAGGTGATGCTCACGGACGACGCGCAGGCGCCCGAGGTGCTCGCGTGCCTGGTCCACGCGGGCGCGCGGGTGCACAGCGCGGTGCCCTCGCACCGGCCGCTCGAGGAAGTCTACCTGGAGCTGATCCGCCAGGGGAGGGTGTGAGCATGGCGTTCCGACCGAAGCGCGCGCTGGCCGTCTTCTGGAAGGACTTCCTGGATCTGCGCAAGAACATCGGCCTGCTGCTGTCCATGTGCATGCTGCCGCTGGTGTTCATCTTCGTGCCCATCGGCGTGGTGTGGACGTACGCCCAGCGGCCGGATGATCCGAACCTGCGCGTCATCGCCCAGTACTACGACCGGGCCCTGCCGCTGGGAGCCAACGCGGCGCGCTTCCTCATCGACCGGACGCTCACCGACTGGTTCGGCATGTTCCTGGTGATGCCTGTCTTCGTGCCCATCCTCATCTCCTCGCAGAGCGTGGCGGGAGAGAAGGAGCGGCGCACGCTGGAGCCGCTGCTGGCCTCGCCGGTGACGGCCGCGGAGCTGGTGGCCGGCAAGAGCCTGGCCTCGCTGGTGCCCGCGGTGGGCATCTCCTGGGTGGCCTTCATCCTGTTCTGCATCGGCGTGGACATCGTGGCGTGGCCGCTGGTGAGGGGGCCGCTGATGCCCAATGCGCTGTGGTCCTTCGGCATCTTCATCCTGGCGCCGCTGTTCGCCTTCTTCGGCAACGGGGTGGCGGTGCTCATCTCCGCGCGCGTGTCCGAGGCCCGCACCGCCCAGCAGCTCTCCGCCCTCGTGGTGCTGCCCCTGGTGGGGCTGGTGGGCGGCCAGGTGGCCGGCTGGCTCACCGCGGGTGTGGGCTACTACGCCGTGCAGGGCGTGGTGGTGCTGCTGCTGGACGCCGTGCTCCTGGTGGCCAGCATCCGCCTGCTCGATCGCGAGCGGCTCATCAGCCGCTGGGGCTGATCGGCCCGGGTCGACGGGCGCTTGCTCGGTCGGCTAGGCAAATCCCAGTGAAACTGGCATCTTGCGGGCAACGGTTCCCCCACCGATGGGCGAGCATGTAATGGCCCGGGCCGCTATCCGTATGGAAGACGCGGCGGCGTGGGTTTCTGTAGGTGACGCGGTCGACACGGAGGCGAAACGAACACGATGGGTCTATTCGATTCGATCAAGGGCGAAGCGAAGCGCAACTTCATTGCCCGGGCGGACGAAGCCAAGGGTGAGATCATCTACAAGTATCCGGAGAAGAACATCCGGATGCTCACCCAGCTCACCGTGGACGCAGACGAGATCGCGCTCTTCGTCAAGGACGGCCGCGTGGAGGGCAAGCTGGGGCCGGGGCGGCACACCCTGGACAGCAAGAACATCCCCTTCCTGTCCCGGCTGCTGGAGAGCTTCACCGGCGGCAACATGTTCATGACGGAGGTCTTCTTCGTCTCCACGCGCGAGCACCCGGGCGTGAAGTTCGGCGGCCCCATCGGCGACGTGAGGGACCCCGAGACGGGCCTGGGCATCGGCACCATGGTGTACGGTGACTTCTCCATCCGCGTGACGGAGCCGGAGAAGCTGGTGGTGGGCCTGGTGGGCATGGGCCGCTCCAGCAACGAGGACTTCCTGGGCTGGTTCAAGAGCCAGGTCCTCAAGGTCACCAAGGATCGCATCGCCGAGCTGTTGGTGAAGAAGCGCTGGCCGCTGCTGGACGTGACGAGCGGCGCGTACACCGAGGAGATCGAGACCGAGGTCATCGCCGGCATCAAGCCGCACGTGGACACCTACGGCCTCACGGTGGTGCGCCTGGGCAACTTCCACGTCAGCATCAAGGAGGAGGACGAGGCGACCCTCAAGAAGTTC
This genomic stretch from Hyalangium gracile harbors:
- a CDS encoding ABC transporter ATP-binding protein, with protein sequence MSGIQVQGLAKRFGARTAVEGLTFDVRPGEVFGLLGPNGAGKTTTVRMLTGLLQPSEGEAVVWGFSARTQGEELRRSVGLLTEQPGLYDRLTARENLRFFIKLHELDEATVWPRTRSYLERFGLAGREDEPCGGFSKGMRQKLAIVRTLVHDPKVIFLDEPTSGLDPESARAVRDAVAELASEGRTIVLCSHNLAEVERLCSRVAIIQGRLLALAPLGELRRSGQALDIRVEGDAGSFLPALAALPFAPNVLHEGSRLKVMLTDDAQAPEVLACLVHAGARVHSAVPSHRPLEEVYLELIRQGRV
- a CDS encoding ABC transporter permease subunit; protein product: MAFRPKRALAVFWKDFLDLRKNIGLLLSMCMLPLVFIFVPIGVVWTYAQRPDDPNLRVIAQYYDRALPLGANAARFLIDRTLTDWFGMFLVMPVFVPILISSQSVAGEKERRTLEPLLASPVTAAELVAGKSLASLVPAVGISWVAFILFCIGVDIVAWPLVRGPLMPNALWSFGIFILAPLFAFFGNGVAVLISARVSEARTAQQLSALVVLPLVGLVGGQVAGWLTAGVGYYAVQGVVVLLLDAVLLVASIRLLDRERLISRWG
- a CDS encoding SPFH domain-containing protein, with protein sequence MGLFDSIKGEAKRNFIARADEAKGEIIYKYPEKNIRMLTQLTVDADEIALFVKDGRVEGKLGPGRHTLDSKNIPFLSRLLESFTGGNMFMTEVFFVSTREHPGVKFGGPIGDVRDPETGLGIGTMVYGDFSIRVTEPEKLVVGLVGMGRSSNEDFLGWFKSQVLKVTKDRIAELLVKKRWPLLDVTSGAYTEEIETEVIAGIKPHVDTYGLTVVRLGNFHVSIKEEDEATLKKFSKDVAYSRVAGGFQQYAQGQAMLGAAEGMAKGGGGGSDGAMAGMGMGMGMGMAQMFMNNNQQQQRQGPPPQAEAAAPPADTRSPAQRLKEIKELKDAGVLTDEEYNAKRAELMKLL